A genome region from Carassius gibelio isolate Cgi1373 ecotype wild population from Czech Republic chromosome A23, carGib1.2-hapl.c, whole genome shotgun sequence includes the following:
- the LOC127944232 gene encoding transmembrane protein 269 isoform X1, with product MCCVSLTVFFQMKSRLKSTGFGITSSSAFFQDANKLLLNEQANWVHLKEFARKNAANALSVANMVMGMASILCSLNGHHHAACWLVLIGYLLDLADGAVARRLNACSALGAKLDDFADFTTFGIATSLILRTPSLLDNIMCMLYVLSVFTRLCFFSSGVPFMYRGLPCIYSSAILVCVSLLTGGNMTVLRILALAMILFMVSQNFYPHDRVLESQAWKKGVYIGGVVMVFCSSFPPACVYYLLWSVSYILFPTTLWSSKV from the exons ATGTGCTGTGTCTCATTGACTGTTTTCTTTCAGATGAAGAGTCGCTTGAAATCAACTGGCTTTGGAATCACATCAAGTTCAG CCTTTTTCCAGGACGCTAACAAACTGCTCCTAAACGAACAGGCTAACTGGGTGCATCTAAAGGAGTTTGCCCGTAAAAATGCGGCCAATGCTCTTTCTGTTGCCAACATGGTCATGGGCATGGCCTCAATCCTCTGCAGTCTCAATGG CCATCATCATGCTGCGTGCTGGCTGGTTCTGATCGGTTACCTGCTGGATTTGGCAGATGGAGCGGTTGCTAGGCGACTAAATGCGTGTTCTGCACTGG GTGCAAAGTTGGATGATTTTGCTGATTTTACAACATTTGGAATAGCAACATCTCTTATATTAAGGACACCCAGTCTTTTGGATAACATCATGTGCATGTTGTATGTGCTGTCTGTTTTTACTCGTCTCTGCTTCTTCTCTAGTG GAGTCCCATTCATGTATCGTGGCCTACCATGCATCTACTCCTCTGCCATCCTGGTGTGTGTTTCTCTGCTTACTGGAGGAAATATGACAGTACTGAGAATCCTAGCATTGGCCATGATTCTCTTCATGGTCAGTCAGAACTTCTACCCTCATGACAGAGTACTGGAGTCTCAGGCCTGGAAGAAGGGGGTCTACATTGGAG GAGTTGTCATGGTGTTttgctcctccttccctccagcaTGTGTTTACTACTTGTTATGGTCAGTTTCCTACATACTGTTTCCAACAACCCTATGGAGCAGCAAAGTGTAA
- the LOC127944232 gene encoding transmembrane protein 269 isoform X3, whose product MKSRLKSTGFGITSSSAFFQDANKLLLNEQANWVHLKEFARKNAANALSVANMVMGMASILCSLNGHHHAACWLVLIGYLLDLADGAVARRLNACSALGAKLDDFADFTTFGIATSLILRTPSLLDNIMCMLYVLSVFTRLCFFSSGVPFMYRGLPCIYSSAILVCVSLLTGGNMTVLRILALAMILFMVSQNFYPHDRVLESQAWKKGVYIGGVVMVFCSSFPPACVYYLLWSVSYILFPTTLWSSKV is encoded by the exons ATGAAGAGTCGCTTGAAATCAACTGGCTTTGGAATCACATCAAGTTCAG CCTTTTTCCAGGACGCTAACAAACTGCTCCTAAACGAACAGGCTAACTGGGTGCATCTAAAGGAGTTTGCCCGTAAAAATGCGGCCAATGCTCTTTCTGTTGCCAACATGGTCATGGGCATGGCCTCAATCCTCTGCAGTCTCAATGG CCATCATCATGCTGCGTGCTGGCTGGTTCTGATCGGTTACCTGCTGGATTTGGCAGATGGAGCGGTTGCTAGGCGACTAAATGCGTGTTCTGCACTGG GTGCAAAGTTGGATGATTTTGCTGATTTTACAACATTTGGAATAGCAACATCTCTTATATTAAGGACACCCAGTCTTTTGGATAACATCATGTGCATGTTGTATGTGCTGTCTGTTTTTACTCGTCTCTGCTTCTTCTCTAGTG GAGTCCCATTCATGTATCGTGGCCTACCATGCATCTACTCCTCTGCCATCCTGGTGTGTGTTTCTCTGCTTACTGGAGGAAATATGACAGTACTGAGAATCCTAGCATTGGCCATGATTCTCTTCATGGTCAGTCAGAACTTCTACCCTCATGACAGAGTACTGGAGTCTCAGGCCTGGAAGAAGGGGGTCTACATTGGAG GAGTTGTCATGGTGTTttgctcctccttccctccagcaTGTGTTTACTACTTGTTATGGTCAGTTTCCTACATACTGTTTCCAACAACCCTATGGAGCAGCAAAGTGTAA
- the LOC127944232 gene encoding transmembrane protein 269 isoform X2 produces the protein MHCQMELLCNCSCFFLVAFFQDANKLLLNEQANWVHLKEFARKNAANALSVANMVMGMASILCSLNGHHHAACWLVLIGYLLDLADGAVARRLNACSALGAKLDDFADFTTFGIATSLILRTPSLLDNIMCMLYVLSVFTRLCFFSSGVPFMYRGLPCIYSSAILVCVSLLTGGNMTVLRILALAMILFMVSQNFYPHDRVLESQAWKKGVYIGGVVMVFCSSFPPACVYYLLWSVSYILFPTTLWSSKV, from the exons ATGCACTGCCAAATGGAACTGTTGTGTAATTGCTCATGTTTCTTTTTGGTAGCCTTTTTCCAGGACGCTAACAAACTGCTCCTAAACGAACAGGCTAACTGGGTGCATCTAAAGGAGTTTGCCCGTAAAAATGCGGCCAATGCTCTTTCTGTTGCCAACATGGTCATGGGCATGGCCTCAATCCTCTGCAGTCTCAATGG CCATCATCATGCTGCGTGCTGGCTGGTTCTGATCGGTTACCTGCTGGATTTGGCAGATGGAGCGGTTGCTAGGCGACTAAATGCGTGTTCTGCACTGG GTGCAAAGTTGGATGATTTTGCTGATTTTACAACATTTGGAATAGCAACATCTCTTATATTAAGGACACCCAGTCTTTTGGATAACATCATGTGCATGTTGTATGTGCTGTCTGTTTTTACTCGTCTCTGCTTCTTCTCTAGTG GAGTCCCATTCATGTATCGTGGCCTACCATGCATCTACTCCTCTGCCATCCTGGTGTGTGTTTCTCTGCTTACTGGAGGAAATATGACAGTACTGAGAATCCTAGCATTGGCCATGATTCTCTTCATGGTCAGTCAGAACTTCTACCCTCATGACAGAGTACTGGAGTCTCAGGCCTGGAAGAAGGGGGTCTACATTGGAG GAGTTGTCATGGTGTTttgctcctccttccctccagcaTGTGTTTACTACTTGTTATGGTCAGTTTCCTACATACTGTTTCCAACAACCCTATGGAGCAGCAAAGTGTAA
- the LOC127944232 gene encoding transmembrane protein 269 isoform X4 — translation MMLLTPTSAFFQDANKLLLNEQANWVHLKEFARKNAANALSVANMVMGMASILCSLNGHHHAACWLVLIGYLLDLADGAVARRLNACSALGAKLDDFADFTTFGIATSLILRTPSLLDNIMCMLYVLSVFTRLCFFSSGVPFMYRGLPCIYSSAILVCVSLLTGGNMTVLRILALAMILFMVSQNFYPHDRVLESQAWKKGVYIGGVVMVFCSSFPPACVYYLLWSVSYILFPTTLWSSKV, via the exons CCTTTTTCCAGGACGCTAACAAACTGCTCCTAAACGAACAGGCTAACTGGGTGCATCTAAAGGAGTTTGCCCGTAAAAATGCGGCCAATGCTCTTTCTGTTGCCAACATGGTCATGGGCATGGCCTCAATCCTCTGCAGTCTCAATGG CCATCATCATGCTGCGTGCTGGCTGGTTCTGATCGGTTACCTGCTGGATTTGGCAGATGGAGCGGTTGCTAGGCGACTAAATGCGTGTTCTGCACTGG GTGCAAAGTTGGATGATTTTGCTGATTTTACAACATTTGGAATAGCAACATCTCTTATATTAAGGACACCCAGTCTTTTGGATAACATCATGTGCATGTTGTATGTGCTGTCTGTTTTTACTCGTCTCTGCTTCTTCTCTAGTG GAGTCCCATTCATGTATCGTGGCCTACCATGCATCTACTCCTCTGCCATCCTGGTGTGTGTTTCTCTGCTTACTGGAGGAAATATGACAGTACTGAGAATCCTAGCATTGGCCATGATTCTCTTCATGGTCAGTCAGAACTTCTACCCTCATGACAGAGTACTGGAGTCTCAGGCCTGGAAGAAGGGGGTCTACATTGGAG GAGTTGTCATGGTGTTttgctcctccttccctccagcaTGTGTTTACTACTTGTTATGGTCAGTTTCCTACATACTGTTTCCAACAACCCTATGGAGCAGCAAAGTGTAA